In Candidatus Methylomirabilota bacterium, the DNA window AGCACCTCGCCAGTCGATTGGGGTGTGGGCACGCCGCCGTTGTCACCTGGTGGCCGCCGGTGTGGACATCCGCTGGAACCCCTGCTTCTCGTAGTCCGCGATGCAGTCGTCCTGCGCGCGATAACCGTCGCCGGCCATGAAGCTGCGACGGGCCCCCACGCATCGGGCGATCTCGTGGCTCTCGGGGTTGTACATCATCACCGGCTCCTTCGTGGCGCAGCCCGTCATCGCGACCGCGAGGACCATCACGGCGAGCAGCCGCCCCGTCACGACCAGGCCTGCTGGACCGGTCGCGCCGGCCGGCGCAGCAGGCCGACCGCGATGGCGACGTTGAGCAGGTTCCAGAGGATACCGTTGATGAACGCGATCTGATAGGAGCCGGTCAGGTCGTAGATCACCCCGGACATCCAGCCGCCGAGGGCCATGCCGAACACGGTGGCCATCAGCACGGTGGCCACGCGCATCCCGGCCTCCTGCGGGGGATAGAACTCCCGGATGATGACGGCGTAGGCGGGGACGATGCCACCCTGGAAGAGCCCGAACAGGGCGGAGAGCGTGTAGAGCGAAGCCAGCCCGTGGAAGGGCAGGAAGAGCACGAGGGCGAGCATCTGCAGGCTCGAGCCCAGCAGGAGCGTCCGCCGCCCGCCGATGCGGTCGCAGATCCAGCCCGACGCGAGGCGGCTCACCACCCCGAACCCCAGCATCAGCGAGAGCATCTGGGCCCCGCGGGCCGCGCCGTGACCGAGATCGGCGGAATACGCGACGATGTGGACCTGCGGCATCGACATCGCCACGCAGCAGCTGAGCCCGGCGACGATGAGCACGACCTGGAGCGCGGCCGGCGACATCCCCAGCGGCTGCGCCGGCCGCCGGATCGCGTGCGCCGACGCGACAGCGGTCTCGCCGAGCGGTGACCGGCGGCGCAGCACGGCGGCGAGCGGCAGCATGGTGGCCACGCAGAACACCGCGATGCCGACGTAGGTGTGGCGCCAGCCCACCGTCTGGATGAAGTGCTGCACCACCGGCGGCCACACCGTTCCGGCCACGTAGCTGCCGCTGGCGATGATCGCGACCGCCATGCCGCGATGGCGGCTGAACCACAGCGAGGTGTCCGCGATGATCGGCGCGAAGGTGGCCGAGCTCGCGACGCCCACCAGCAGGCCCTGGGTCAGGATGAACTGCCAGAGGCTCGTGGCCTGGCTCGCCGCCACGTAGCCGAGCCCGAGCGCGATGGCGCCGCCCACGACGGGTAGCATGATGCCGATGCGGTCCGAGAGGCGGCCCATCACGATGCCGCCGAATCCGAAGCAGATCATCGTCATGGTGTAGGGCAGGGACGCGGCGGAGCGCGCCACGCCGAACTCGACCTGGACCGCCGGGAGGGCCACGATCACCGACCACATGCCCACCCCGCCGATCGCCGACAGCACGAGGGCGGCGCCGAGCCGAACCCACGCATACGTGGACTCCGGCACTCCAACCGTGATCTCGGCGTTGGCGTTTCGGACGTCGACGGCGCGGGTGGACATGAGCGCGTCCAGTATCGGCGATCGTCGAACGTTTGTACCCATCCAATTCGACATCGCGCGGCGACGGATGCGGCTGGTCCGGACACGGTATACTATCGGGCGCGCCGGAACGGGCGTCGCGCCCGTCGCGCGGAGGAGAGACATGGCAACGTCGATCGAGGTGCAGCCTCTCACCGGCGCTCTGGGCGCCGAGATTCACGGCCCCGACCTGAACGCCGACCTCGACGACGCCACGGTCGCCGCCATCCGGCGGGCGCTCCTCGACCATTGCGTCGTCTTCTTCCGCGATCAGCGCTT includes these proteins:
- a CDS encoding MFS transporter, translating into MSTRAVDVRNANAEITVGVPESTYAWVRLGAALVLSAIGGVGMWSVIVALPAVQVEFGVARSAASLPYTMTMICFGFGGIVMGRLSDRIGIMLPVVGGAIALGLGYVAASQATSLWQFILTQGLLVGVASSATFAPIIADTSLWFSRHRGMAVAIIASGSYVAGTVWPPVVQHFIQTVGWRHTYVGIAVFCVATMLPLAAVLRRRSPLGETAVASAHAIRRPAQPLGMSPAALQVVLIVAGLSCCVAMSMPQVHIVAYSADLGHGAARGAQMLSLMLGFGVVSRLASGWICDRIGGRRTLLLGSSLQMLALVLFLPFHGLASLYTLSALFGLFQGGIVPAYAVIIREFYPPQEAGMRVATVLMATVFGMALGGWMSGVIYDLTGSYQIAFINGILWNLLNVAIAVGLLRRPARPVQQAWS